Part of the Paenibacillus sp. YPG26 genome, CCCGATATTTGGCTGAGTATATTGGACAGGATCAAGTTAAAGAGAATCTGAAGATATATATTGAAGCGGCCAAGATGAGAAAAGAAGCCCTGGACCATGTTCTGCTCTATGGCCCGCCGGGACTCGGCAAGACAACCTTGGCCAATATTATTGCCAATGAGCTCGGCGTGAACCTTCGGACCACGTCCGGACCTGCGATCGAACGGCCGGGGGATCTTGCTGCCCTGCTGACGAACCTGCAGGAAGGGGATGTGCTCTTCATCGATGAGATTCACCGTCTCCACCGGACCGTAGAGGAAGTGTTGTATCCGGCTATGGAGGATTTTGCGCTGGATATTATGATCGGCAAAGGACCCAGTGCCCGTTCAGTCAGATTGGATCTTCCACCCTTCACGCTGATAGGGGCAACAACCCGTGCGGGACTGCTGTCGGCACCGCTTAGAGACCGTTTTGGCGTGGTCAGCCGCTTGGAGTTCTACACTGTGGATCAGCTTAGTTATATTGTGAGCAGGGGGGCTGATATTCTTAGTATCGAGATTCTTGGAAATGCGGCGGAGGAAATTGCCCTCAGATCCAGAGGAACCCCGCGTATTGCTAACCGTCTGCTTAAGAGAGTCCGGGATTATGCCCAGGTGCGTGGAGATGGAATTATTACGGCGGAGATAGCTAATGAAGCGCTTAGAATGCTGCAAGTAGATCCTATGGGGCTCGACTTGATTGACCATAAGATGCTGAGAGCGATGATCACCAGCTTCCGCGGAGGACCGGTTGGACTGGATACGATCGCAGCGACTATAGGGGAAGAGAGCCAGACGATTGAAGATGTATATGAGCCATATCTGCTGCAGATCGGATTTCTCCAACGGACCCCGCGTGGACGTATGGTTACTGCTGCTGCTTATGCGCATCTTGGACTGCCAATGCCTGAGAAGTTGTAATCATTGAGGAGACCACACTGCTGAGGAGGATTACCATAACCATGGAGCAATCACGGAACAACAGCAAGCTGTTAAAGTTAGGAAAAAGCATACTGGCAGGAGTACTGTTACTCGGTATGGTGCAATCATCTGCTTATGCGGCATCCACAACGGACACGGTCCGTGTCGCTTTGTTCGTGGATGCTGGAAGTACTTATAAATCTACGGTGCCAGCGGTAACCTTTGTATCCTCATCGGCCTGGACGGCTGTTCCCAAGGGAGATGGAGGATCTTGGGTGAAGCTTGCGGCAGGGGAGAAAGCGAGATTCAGCCTGGATGGGTTCAAGGTCAAGGTGATGGAGACTTCAGACTGGACAAAGGCGGCGGATGCAGCGAAGAAGCTTCAATCCACTACCGACAAACCACTGGTCTTCTCCATGAATCAATCCGGGGCCACGATGTATCAAATATACATTGGTCCTTATATTTCAGCTTCGGAAGCTCAGAAAGCTGCAGCAAGATCAGCGAAGACACTTGGATTGAGCGGAGCGGCTGCTCCGGAGGTCAAGGGTGGGCTGTATCTATCTGCGGGGACATTTGCAAATCAGCAGGAAGCGGATCAACTGAGGGAACGGATTGGATCTCAAGGTACTGACGCTGTAGTCGTACTGTCCGGTCCGGGGACATACGAAGTATGGGTTGGCGATGCTTCTACTTCTGAAGAACTCGACCAATTGGAATCCCAGCTGATTACAAGGGTTCAGGGACTAGCGCTCCAGCCAGCCAATCAGAGCGGAACAAGCGTCATTCTCCGGTCTGATGTTACTTTAAATTTATCCAATCCATTACCAGTCAAGCACTTCTCGGTGAACGGGAGCAAGGCTGAGCTGTGGATTCAAGGCAGTGATTCTGCTTCAGGCAGTATACAGCTGGTGGAACGCTCCTCCCGCAAATATAGAGGCGGCTTCGAGCTTAGCCGTGTGAACGGTCAGCTGGCAGTGGTAAATGAGCTGCCCTTGGATAAGTATCTCTATTCCGTAGTAGGAGGAGAGGTCTATTCATCTTGGCCGCAGGAAGCGCTCAAAGCTCAGGCTGTGGCTGCAAGGTCGTATGCCCTATATCAAGGGACTGCCAAGTTCAAAGTAGCGGGACTTGTAGATACGACCTTAAGTCAGGCGTATAACGGAATTGAGAAAGAAGCGGCCAGTATTATAAAGGCGGTTGACAGTACTTCGGGTGAAGTTCTTAAGAGCAACGGAAAGTTGATCGAAGGCTTGTTCTCTTCCAACAGCGGGGGGATGGCGGCAGATTCTACTGAAGTGTGGAAGAATGTAGACGCTACGTACCAGGCTGTAAAAAGTGAAGGAGATAAGGCCGCCCAGGCAGGGCTCAAAATGTGGTATCATGTTCAGCTTGCGAATGGCAAGACCGGTTATATCCGTGAAGATAATACAAAGCTTACGGGAACCAGGAATCCAGCTGGCCTGCCTTATCTGACTGTAACAGCGATGGATACGAATGTAAGGGCTCTTCCGGTTATACAATCAGGGGAGACTGCGGTAGCCAAGATGAGCCCTGGTGATCAGGCTGTTGTGCTTGAGAAGGTGGATCAGTCCAATGAATACGCCTGGATCAAGGGTCCTTTTACCTCGGATCAGTTAATTCAGTCTCTCAAAGGGAGAACGACAACCTCCGTCAGCTCGCCTATCGTATCACTGGAGGTGGCTCAGCGCGGACCTTCCGGTCGTGCTATTCAAGTGAAGGCGAACGGACAAGCCCTTGATGTGAAGTACCCGGATCTGTACCGTTCCGCGCTCGGCAGCCTGCCAAGTACCCTGTTTGATATTACCGCAACCGGAAGTTATACTGTACTAGGTGCCGGGAATAAGACGGGTACAGGCACAGCCCAAGCAGGTACTAAAGTTCTCTCCGCATCAGGTACTCAAAGTATAAGTGGGGGGGACATGGTTGTCCTTAGCGGCTCGGGTGAAGCCAGGGTCGTAGATGATAGCAATGCGTTCATGTTCACTGGACGTGGCTACGGTCACGGGATCGGGTTGTCTCAATGGGGCGCTAAAGGAATGGCTGATGCCGGCAAAGATTACAGAACAATTTTGCAGCACTATTACCAAAATGTGACTATAACGAAGGAATGAAGCAGCGTCATGAACGTAGACTTATATGATTTCGAACTACCCGAAGAGCTTATAGCCCAGACTCCTCTGCTTGAGAGGACGTCTTCACGTCTGCTTACCCTGAATAAGAAGGATGGAAGTACTGAGGATCATGTTTTCTCCGACATTTTGGATTACTTGAATCCTGGTGATACGCTTGTGCTTAATGATACGCGGGTTATTCCAGCCCGGTTGTTCGGGGTGAAGGAAGATACAGGAGCCAAAGCGGAGGTTCTGCTGCTTAAGAGCCTCGGTGATGATCAGTGGGAAGTTCTTGTCAAGCCGGGCAAAAGATTAAGAAAAGGCTCCGTAATCGTATTTGGTGATGAACTTAAGGCAACAATTATTGAAGAAGGCGAGTTAGGCGGGAGGGTTCTAAAGTTCTCTTACCAGGGAATATTCAATGAGATCCTGGATCGACTCGGTCAAATGCCGCTTCCCCCTTATATCAAAGAAACGCTTGAAGATAAAGAACGCTACCAGACGGTATACGCCCGCCATGAGGGCTCTGCTGCAGCTCCTACTGCAGGCCTTCACTTTACAGAGGAGCTTCTGGAACGGATTCAAGCCAAGGGAATTTCAATTGCCTTTGTAACTCTGCATGTGGGACTTGGAACATTCCGGCCGATGTCGGTTGACCGTGTTGAAGACCATGTTATGCATGAAGAGTATTATATTCTTCCACAGGAGACGGCGGACATTCTAAATGAGACACGGGCCCGGGGCGGCAGAGTAATTGCCGTGGGAACTACCTCTGCAAGAACGCTGGAGACCGTAAGTCAGATTTGTGGTGACGGCCCCATTGTGAAGAGCAGCGGCTGGACACAAATTTTTATATACCCTGGCTACATATACAGTCTTGTCGACGCTCTGATTACGAATTTCCATCTTCCTAAATCAACGCTGGTTATGCTGGTCAGCGCATTGGCAGGGAGAGACCATATATTGAACGCATACCGGGAAGCGATTGAGAAGAAATACCGTTTCTTCAGCTTCGGGGATGCCATGTTTATTTACTAAGCCTTAGAGGATGGTTGATGATATTGACAGCAGCTGTAACTTACGAACATATTAAGACATGTAAGCAATCCGGTGCCAGGTTGGGCCGGGTCCATACTCCCCATGGGATTATTGAGACACCTACCTTTATGCCTGTAGGAACTCAGGCTACCGTGAAGACAATGAGTCCTGAAGAGCTTAAAGAGATGGAAGCGAAGATTATTCTCAGCAATACGTACCATCTGTTCCTTCGCCCGGGACATGAGATTATTCGTGAAGCTGGCGGACTCCATAAATTCATGAACTGGGACCGGGCTATTCTGACTGATAGCGGAGGGTTCCAGGTTTTCTCCTTAAGTGAGATGAGGAAGATCACTGAGGAAGGAGTTCATTTCCGTTCCCACCTCAGTGGGGAGAAGCTGTTCCTATCCCCGGAGGTAGCGATGGAGATCCAGAACGCTCTCGGTTCTGATATCATGATGGCGTTCGACGAATGTGCTCCTTATCCGGCTGATCATGAGTATGTAAAGAAGTCTCTTGAGCGTACCTCCCGTTGGGCTGAGCGGTGTCTTGAAAGCCATGTAAGACCTCACGACCAGGCTCTATTCGCCATTGTGCAGGGTGGGATGTATGAGGATCTGAGAAGACAGAGTGCTGCTGATTTGACTTCCCTGGATTTTCCGGGGTATGCTATTGGTGGACTGAGTGTAGGTGAGCCCAAACATCTGATGTATGAGGTGCTGGACTACACCGTACCACTGCTTCCTGCGAATAAGCCCAGGTATCTAATGGGCGTCGGCTCTCCGGATGCGCTTATTGAAGGCTCAATTCGGGGTATTGACATGTTCGATTGTGTGCTGCCAACTAGAATAGCCCGTAATGGCACAACAATGACAAGTCAGGGACGGCTTGTTGTTCGCAATGCGAAGTATGCTAATGATTTTGGACCCTTGGATCCGGAGTGCAGCTGTTATACTTGCCGAAATTATTCCCGCGCTTACCTGCGTCACCTAATTAAGGCGGATGAGACTTTCGGACTCCGGTTGACGACATATCATAATCTGCACTTCCTGCTCGATCTTATGAAGAATGTGCGTCAAGCGATCATGGAAGACCGGCTTCTTGATTTCCGGGACGAATTCTTCGAACAGTACGGTTTGTTAGACAACGACAAAGGCTTCTAAAGGGGATTTTTACTAGAGAAGAAAGGGGGGAACATATATGTTTCAATATGCAGCCGCGGCCGCAGCGCCAAGTCAAGATTTGTACAGCATTATCATTCCTTTTGTACTGATGTTTGTTGTATTCTACTTCCTGTTGATTCGTCCGCAGAAGAAGAAGCAGAATACTAGAAAGAACATGCTTAGCGCTTTGAAGAAAGGCGACAGAATCGTTACAATCGGAGGTCTGCACGGTACGATTACCGAGCTTACAGATGATACAGTTGTGATCAAAGTGAACGATGTAACTAAGCTTACATTTGAACGAAGCGCTATCAGCCACAGCATTAGCACAGCGGATACTTCGGGGTCTGCCAGCTAATAACATTAAGAGCCTGCTCTAATTAGAGCAGGCTCTTTTGTTGATGCAGCACTATTTACGGACAATCGTTATATAGATGATTCCGCGTTTAGAGGCAGCCTTGCCGGCTGGGCTGACCGCTGAGCCCATTTTACAGCTAGGGTTGTGGCTATAGCGGCCAAGACGATACCTCCGATCATGTCCGTGAACCAATGAATACCCATGTAGAAGATAGCAAATACAATAATAAAAGCACTCACACAGGCTGCAAGCGCCCATCGGCGATTGCCGGAACGAACGGCAAGAATAGCCATCGACACCGAAATAGACGTATGAAGGCTCGGGAAGCAGTTGTTAATCCCCGATAGTGGCCGGTAAGCCGCATCAAAATTAGGGAATACCTCATACATATAGAATTGTGCGCCTGAAGGAGCATAAGACCACACTTCATTAATAGGGAAGTACAGGTAGAAAGGGATGGCCACGAGATAATTTATAATTACTGTATAACATACCGCATGAACAAAAACCGTATTTTTGCCACTTGCATAAATGCCTAATGAAGCAATAAGAAGTGCCTGAAAAACAATAACATAAAAAAACGCGGTGACTTCAGTTATCCACTGGGCATGGAAGAATTGTTGAAAATGCTGTACAAAGTGTCCTTCTATCGCAAAAAACCAGGGAGTAAAATCGGTTGTTGCGCCCAAGGCAGCTTCCCATTTAAGCTCGAAACTGTTAACGAGCAGAACACCGAGCATCAAGGCAAACAAAATCAGGAATTTTCTGGACGTTAAAAGCTCTCGAATGAACGCGTAAGCTGCCACAAATGGATTCCTCGCGGAGCCAAACCAGATAAGCAGTATAGTCACACCTGCTGTGAACAGCGAAACGGTTGTCATGGAATGATAAAGCAAAGCTGATTTTTCCCCCTTATATTTAACACATTACATCAGTTTAACATATTTCGGGGGAATCAGAAATAACGTGGAATTTGTGTTACCTGCGTAAATTCACACCCATGACCCCTCCTGCCATTCCAATTAAAAATGCGGGGATTAATAAGATGAAATCGTTCAGAATAAGCTGGGAATCCAAGGCCAGGAAGCTGATAAGGAGTACAATAACACCGTACAGACAACCAACCAGCCCTCCTTGATACCAGCCCCTCCGGCCTGATCTTTTGCCGGCGGCAATTCCTCCGAACCCAATGGAAGCTGCATGAATCAGGTAGGTGTATACGGATAGGTTATCCTCCTGCATTTGGCCTAAATGAAGAAACAGAGACAGGATTAGTGCCCCAATCATCATCCACAAAAAACTGTACCAGAGGCCGGACACGGTCGGGTGAGAGATGCGAAACGGAAGCAAACGGCGCTTGTACTCCATGAATAGCTCCTCCTCAGCTCAAGCTTTGATATTCCATTCTATGGCCAAGCCTGTTCTGATATGACCATAGGGTTGGGTTATTTGATTTTTCTGTAAAATGCACCGCTATTTAATGAATTTGTGTCTGCATTAGCCGTAAGGGGACGGGAAGAATACATGTACTTGGAAATCCGAAATAATAAGCTGGATAGGGAGGAACAGATGTGCCTGCACAAGTTAAATATGCCTCGCTGCCTTTACCCCTGATTATGAATGGAAAAGTACTCGATAAGAACCTGGAACAAATCAGCCAAACACGCTTTTGGTTAAAAAACCAAATTCAATACCAAGGTCTGAAGCACTTTAAGGAAGTCGAGCTGTGCACGGTGGATCATAGAGGCAAAATGTATATTGTTACGGGTGAGTAAACACATTATTTCATTCAGCTCTATCAAGATGAGAATGTCATGCGAACCATCTGCCGATAAAAGGCACCCTCTGCAAATCACTGCGGTCGACAAGTCTGAGCAGAGCTACAAGGAGGAGATACAGGATCCCGCCGAGTACAGCGGATGCTGTGAATTTAAGCCAAATGTGAGAACCCAATGAGACTTGATGATAAATGAGGCTGACTGCTCCAGCCATAATGATCATGACTGCAGAGACTTTGAAGAAATCCAGCCAAGGCACATGATACTTAAGCGCAACAGCTACAGTACCCGCATGCAGAAGCGTCACGATAACAATGTTGACAATAATGGCTATGATGGCTCCATAGATGCCCAGCGCCGGATTCGATGCCAGATAGAGAATCAATCCAATTTTGACTACTGCACCGATTAAAGTATTTATTAAGGCCCTTCCAGGCTGATCTAGTGCTTGGAGAGCTGCCTGAAGCGG contains:
- the ruvB gene encoding Holliday junction branch migration DNA helicase RuvB: MDDRIISANLMMEDQAVELSLRPRYLAEYIGQDQVKENLKIYIEAAKMRKEALDHVLLYGPPGLGKTTLANIIANELGVNLRTTSGPAIERPGDLAALLTNLQEGDVLFIDEIHRLHRTVEEVLYPAMEDFALDIMIGKGPSARSVRLDLPPFTLIGATTRAGLLSAPLRDRFGVVSRLEFYTVDQLSYIVSRGADILSIEILGNAAEEIALRSRGTPRIANRLLKRVRDYAQVRGDGIITAEIANEALRMLQVDPMGLDLIDHKMLRAMITSFRGGPVGLDTIAATIGEESQTIEDVYEPYLLQIGFLQRTPRGRMVTAAAYAHLGLPMPEKL
- a CDS encoding SpoIID/LytB domain-containing protein, producing MEQSRNNSKLLKLGKSILAGVLLLGMVQSSAYAASTTDTVRVALFVDAGSTYKSTVPAVTFVSSSAWTAVPKGDGGSWVKLAAGEKARFSLDGFKVKVMETSDWTKAADAAKKLQSTTDKPLVFSMNQSGATMYQIYIGPYISASEAQKAAARSAKTLGLSGAAAPEVKGGLYLSAGTFANQQEADQLRERIGSQGTDAVVVLSGPGTYEVWVGDASTSEELDQLESQLITRVQGLALQPANQSGTSVILRSDVTLNLSNPLPVKHFSVNGSKAELWIQGSDSASGSIQLVERSSRKYRGGFELSRVNGQLAVVNELPLDKYLYSVVGGEVYSSWPQEALKAQAVAARSYALYQGTAKFKVAGLVDTTLSQAYNGIEKEAASIIKAVDSTSGEVLKSNGKLIEGLFSSNSGGMAADSTEVWKNVDATYQAVKSEGDKAAQAGLKMWYHVQLANGKTGYIREDNTKLTGTRNPAGLPYLTVTAMDTNVRALPVIQSGETAVAKMSPGDQAVVLEKVDQSNEYAWIKGPFTSDQLIQSLKGRTTTSVSSPIVSLEVAQRGPSGRAIQVKANGQALDVKYPDLYRSALGSLPSTLFDITATGSYTVLGAGNKTGTGTAQAGTKVLSASGTQSISGGDMVVLSGSGEARVVDDSNAFMFTGRGYGHGIGLSQWGAKGMADAGKDYRTILQHYYQNVTITKE
- the queA gene encoding tRNA preQ1(34) S-adenosylmethionine ribosyltransferase-isomerase QueA, with protein sequence MNVDLYDFELPEELIAQTPLLERTSSRLLTLNKKDGSTEDHVFSDILDYLNPGDTLVLNDTRVIPARLFGVKEDTGAKAEVLLLKSLGDDQWEVLVKPGKRLRKGSVIVFGDELKATIIEEGELGGRVLKFSYQGIFNEILDRLGQMPLPPYIKETLEDKERYQTVYARHEGSAAAPTAGLHFTEELLERIQAKGISIAFVTLHVGLGTFRPMSVDRVEDHVMHEEYYILPQETADILNETRARGGRVIAVGTTSARTLETVSQICGDGPIVKSSGWTQIFIYPGYIYSLVDALITNFHLPKSTLVMLVSALAGRDHILNAYREAIEKKYRFFSFGDAMFIY
- the tgt gene encoding tRNA guanosine(34) transglycosylase Tgt, with translation MTAAVTYEHIKTCKQSGARLGRVHTPHGIIETPTFMPVGTQATVKTMSPEELKEMEAKIILSNTYHLFLRPGHEIIREAGGLHKFMNWDRAILTDSGGFQVFSLSEMRKITEEGVHFRSHLSGEKLFLSPEVAMEIQNALGSDIMMAFDECAPYPADHEYVKKSLERTSRWAERCLESHVRPHDQALFAIVQGGMYEDLRRQSAADLTSLDFPGYAIGGLSVGEPKHLMYEVLDYTVPLLPANKPRYLMGVGSPDALIEGSIRGIDMFDCVLPTRIARNGTTMTSQGRLVVRNAKYANDFGPLDPECSCYTCRNYSRAYLRHLIKADETFGLRLTTYHNLHFLLDLMKNVRQAIMEDRLLDFRDEFFEQYGLLDNDKGF
- the yajC gene encoding preprotein translocase subunit YajC, producing MFQYAAAAAAPSQDLYSIIIPFVLMFVVFYFLLIRPQKKKQNTRKNMLSALKKGDRIVTIGGLHGTITELTDDTVVIKVNDVTKLTFERSAISHSISTADTSGSAS
- a CDS encoding phosphatase PAP2 family protein codes for the protein MTTVSLFTAGVTILLIWFGSARNPFVAAYAFIRELLTSRKFLILFALMLGVLLVNSFELKWEAALGATTDFTPWFFAIEGHFVQHFQQFFHAQWITEVTAFFYVIVFQALLIASLGIYASGKNTVFVHAVCYTVIINYLVAIPFYLYFPINEVWSYAPSGAQFYMYEVFPNFDAAYRPLSGINNCFPSLHTSISVSMAILAVRSGNRRWALAACVSAFIIVFAIFYMGIHWFTDMIGGIVLAAIATTLAVKWAQRSAQPARLPLNAESSI
- a CDS encoding TIGR04086 family membrane protein; the protein is MEYKRRLLPFRISHPTVSGLWYSFLWMMIGALILSLFLHLGQMQEDNLSVYTYLIHAASIGFGGIAAGKRSGRRGWYQGGLVGCLYGVIVLLISFLALDSQLILNDFILLIPAFLIGMAGGVMGVNLRR
- a CDS encoding YetF domain-containing protein; the protein is MPAQVKYASLPLPLIMNGKVLDKNLEQISQTRFWLKNQIQYQGLKHFKEVELCTVDHRGKMYIVTGE